Proteins encoded within one genomic window of Brassica rapa cultivar Chiifu-401-42 chromosome A09, CAAS_Brap_v3.01, whole genome shotgun sequence:
- the LOC103842190 gene encoding lysine--tRNA ligase, chloroplastic/mitochondrial-like, which yields MQAESCHTDSPVPREDSGTIRLYCEKERLSGDQFEQLKAFIDIGDVLGACGSKKRTEKAVTNSLLPLPARQDTYHGLTDIDKRYRQRCVDMIANPEVPNMSSKRKKEEHDYWNSCEDHMVFFHAYIKKRWGVTNPDLID from the exons ATGCAGGCAGAGAGTTGCCACACGGATTCTCCGGTTCCGAGGGAAGACTCTGGAACCATTCGG CTATACTGTGAGAAGGAAAGACTGTCAGGTGATCAGTTTGAACAGCTGAAGGCATTCATAGATATTGGTGATGTTTTGGGTGCTTGTGGCTCAAAGAAGAGGACCGAGAAAG CTGTCACAAATTCTCTCCTTCCACTGCCTGCCAGACAAGACACGTATCATGGTCTAACTGATATTGATAAACGTTACCGACAAAG ATGTGTGGATATGATTGCTAATCCTGAAGTGCCTAATATGtccagcaaaagaaaaaaa GAAGAGCACGACTACTGGAATTCATGTGAGGATCACATGGTGTTTTTTCACGCATATATAAAGAAACGTTGGGGTGTTACGAATCCAGATTTGATTGACTAA
- the LOC103842363 gene encoding putative clathrin assembly protein At2g25430, with protein MAPSIRKAIGAVKDQTSIGIAKVSSNTAPDLEVAIVKATSHDDVPASEKHIRQILNLTSLSRGYVLPCVASVSRRLGKTRDWVVALKALTLVHRLLVEGVPLFQEEVLLHSTRKRGTRMLNMSHFRDEAHSSSWDHSAFVRTYACYLDQLLELALFERKSGSSSRGRDDFRSPPQRSYDYENGVSRRTRSYGDVTEMERRDEKKAATPLPEMPPERIFGKMGHLQRLLDRFLNLRPTGLAKNSRMVLIALYPIVRESFKLYADICEVLAVLLDKFFDMECTNCVKAFDAYASAAKQIDELIAFYDWCKETGVGRSSEYPEVQRITSKLLETWEEFVRDRAKRGKSPERKEIEAPPPEPVAQEEEPEPDMNEIKALPPPESYTPPPEPEPAKPLYTDDLVNLREDEVTGDDQGNKFALALFAGPPGSNGKWEAFRSDGVTSAWQNPAAEPGKADWELALVETASNLEKQTAALGGGFDTLMLNGMYDQGVVRQHVSTSQLTGGSASSVALPLPGKTNTRVLALPAPDGTVEKVNQDPFAASLTIPPPSYVQMAEMEKKQYLLSQEQQLWQQYQREGMRGQASLAKMNMGPVPSGMPYGMPLVPPPTGCYYNNPF; from the coding sequence ATGGCGCCGAGTATTCGAAAAGCGATCGGAGCGGTTAAGGACCAGACGAGCATCGGGATCGCCAAAGTATCGAGCAACACGGCTCCAGACCTCGAAGTAGCCATCGTGAAAGCCACTAGCCACGACGACGTTCCCGCCAGCGAGAAGCACATCCGCCAGATCCTAAACCTGACCTCCCTCTCCCGCGGCTACGTCCTCCCCTGCGTCGCCTCCGTCTCGCGGCGACTGGGGAAAACGCGCGACTGGGTCGTCGCTCTCAAGGCCCTGACGCTCGTCCACCGCCTCCTCGTCGAAGGAGTCCCTCTTTTCCAAGAAGAGGTTCTTCTCCACTCCACGAGAAAACGAGGCACGAGAATGCTCAACATGTCCCATTTCCGCGACGAGGCGCATTCGAGCTCGTGGGACCATTCGGCTTTCGTTAGGACTTATGCTTGTTATTTGGATCAGTTGCTCGAGTTAGCTTTGTTCGAGAGGAAGAGTGGAAGTAGTAGTAGAGGAAGAGACGACTTTCGATCTCCTCCTCAGAGATCTTATGATTACGAGAACGGTGTGTCCAGGAGAACTCGGTCTTACGGAGATGTGACTGAGATGGAAAGAAGAGACGAGAAGAAAGCTGCTACACCGTTACCTGAAATGCCCCCGGAGAGGATTTTCGGGAAGATGGGACATCTACAGAGGCTGCTGGACCGGTTCTTGAACTTGAGACCAACCGGTTTAGCTAAGAACAGCAGGATGGTGCTGATCGCGTTGTACCCCATTGTGAGGGAGAGTTTTAAGCTCTACGCTGATATCTGCGAGGTGTTAGCTGTTCTGCTCGATAAGTTTTTCGATATGGAGTGTACGAATTGCGTCAAGGCCTTCGATGCTTACGCTAGTGCGGCTAAACAGATTGACGAGCTTATCGCTTTTTATGATTGGTGTAAGGAAACGGGCGTGGGGAGATCTTCTGAGTATCCGGAAGTTCAGAGGATTACGAGTAAGTTGTTGGAGACGTGGGAGGAGTTTGTGAGAGATAGAGCGAAGAGAGGGAAGAGTCCTGAGAGGAAAGAGATCGAAGCTCCTCCTCCTGAGCCGGTAGCTCAAGAGGAGGAGCCTGAGCCTGATATGAATGAGATCAAAGCGCTTCCTCCTCCTGAGAGTTACACTCCTCCTCCTGAGCCTGAGCCAGCGAAACCGCTATACACGGATGATTTAGTTAATCTAAGGGAAGATGAAGTCACTGGTGATGACCAAGGGAACAAGTTCGCGCTTGCTCTATTCGCCGGTCCACCGGGAAGTAATGGGAAATGGGAAGCTTTCCGCTCGGATGGAGTGACTTCAGCTTGGCAGAATCCTGCGGCTGAGCCAGGGAAAGCGGATTGGGAACTGGCATTGGTTGAAACAGCTAGCAACTTAGAGAAACAGACAGCCGCTTTGGGGGGTGGGTTTGATACGTTGATGCTCAACGGAATGTACGATCAGGGAGTCGTTAGACAACACGTGAGCACTTCTCAGTTAACCGGTGGAAGCGCGAGCAGCGTGGCTTTACCTTTACCGGGTAAAACCAACACTCGAGTACTGGCCTTACCTGCACCAGATGGGACCGTGGAGAAAGTGAACCAAGACCCGTTCGCGGCTTCGCTAACCATTCCACCTCCTTCTTACGTGCAAATGGCTGAGATGGAGAAGAAGCAGTATCTGTTGAGTCAAGAGCAGCAGCTTTGGCAGCAATACCAGCGTGAAGGGATGAGAGGTCAAGCTAGTTTGGCGAAGATGAACATGGGTCCGGTTCCAAGTGGAATGCCTTATGGAATGCCACTTGTTCCGCCACCAACGGGGTGTTACTACAACAATCCTTTCTGA
- the LOC103842189 gene encoding LOW QUALITY PROTEIN: uncharacterized protein LOC103842189 (The sequence of the model RefSeq protein was modified relative to this genomic sequence to represent the inferred CDS: substituted 1 base at 1 genomic stop codon), protein MEESHCSDLISKRQRLDSYIAGDITNPKGEGSSKLVQFADNVVYRLYFKGLVSDEVAAAESGERTVTAGFGVAICDVADNLLYEMKESLSGGGEVKRRGVEIRALIHGLSEAFNMGIRHVRIHSDDYPIFQFINGGDKPKQNDMRQLVNEVCRLKXKMNSCEPLMVARNDVKFAFKLAREAIVSQSSSLDLKAAQGTTCAICLEETDAGRMFSTEQCLHRHCFSCVKQYVEVKLLSGIVPTCLGEGCKLELTLESCSKILTPRVTEMWKRKMKEDSIPAAERIYCPYPNCAMLMSKSDLSSHADQSKVQECVKCRGHFCIDCKVPSHTDMSCDEYKKLHPDPLVDELKSLANDNKWRQCVKCRHMIELSHGCNHMTCRCGYEFCYKCGVEWKKNQNSCPSGCQRTGHGDYDDEDDADGDSEHSCEEDMCECYYDDDGVRWRDWEDFVDHQPRVYDMSPVPPGAVQEYEAFVIEEGNDDEYDDYNNYGGLTESDNDGGFEDFYRDYYSL, encoded by the exons ATGGAAGAATCACACTGTTCAGACTTGATTTCTAAAAGACAGCGTCTCGATTCTTACATAGCCGGAGATATCACAAACCCTAAAGGCGAGGGTTCTTCTAAGCTCGTCCAGTTTGCTGACAATGTCGTCTACAGATTGTACTTCAAAGGCTTGGTGAGCGACGAGGTGGCGGCGGCTGAGAGTGGAGAAAGGACCGTGACGGCTGGATTCGGAGTCGCGATCTGCGACGTGGCGGATAACTTGTTGTATGAGATGAAGGAATCACTGAGTGGCGGCGGCGAGGTTAAGCGCAGAGGAGTGGAGATTAGGGCATTGATTCATGGCTTAAGTGAAGCCTTCAACATGGGGATCAGACATGTCAGGATTCACTCCGATGATTATCCCATTTTTCAATTC ATAAATGGTGGAGACAAGCCTAAACAGAACGATATGCGTCAGCTAGTGAACGAAGTTTGTCGcttgaaataaaaaatgaacTCTTGTGAACCTCTTATGGTTGCACGGAACGATGTCAAGTTCGCTTTTAAGCTGGCTAGAGAGGCAATAGTTTCTCAAAGCAGCAGCTTGGATCTGAAGGCAGCACAGGGAACAACATGTGCCATCTGTCTCGAAGAAACCGATGCTGGGAGGATGTTCTCGACTGAACAATGCCTTCACCGTCATTGCTTTTCTTGCGTGAAACAGTACGTGGAAGTGAAGCTGCTTAGCGGAATCGTGCCCACGTGccttggtgaaggatgcaagcTGGAGCTCACTCTTGAAAGCTGCAGCAAGATTTTGACGCCTAGGGTGACTGAGATGTGGAAACGAAAGATGAAAGAGGATTCGATCCCCGCTGCTGAGAGAATCTATTGCCCGTATCCGAACTGTGCAATGTTGATGTCCAAATCTGATCTTTCGAGCCACGCTGACCAATCGAAAGTTCAAGAATGTGTCAAATGCCGTGGACACTTTTGTATTGATTGCAAAGTACCATCGCATACCGATATGTCGTGTGATGAGTACAAGAAACTGCACCCTGACCCTTTAGTTGATGAGCTAAAGTCTCTGGCAAACGACAATAAGTGGCGTCAATGTGTCAAGTGTAGGCACATGATTGAACTTTCTCATGGTTGCAACCACATGACTtgcag ATGTGGATATGAGTTCTGCTACAAATGTGGGGTAGAATGGAAGAAGAACCAAAATTCGTGCCCCTCGGGTTGTCAACGCACTGGCCATGGTGattatgatgatgaagatgatgctgATGGTGACTCTGAACATTCTTGTGAAGAGGATATGTGTGAATGCtattatgatgatgatggtgttCGTTGGCGCGACTGGGAAGACTTTGTGGATCATCAACCTCGTGT CTATGACATGTCGCCGGTTCCTCCGGGTGCGGTGCAAGAGTATGAAGCTTTTGTCATTGAAGAAGGCAATGATGATGAATATGACGATTACAACAACTACGGTGGCCTAACGGAATCTGACAATGACGGAGGGTTTGAGGACTTCTACAGGGATTATTATTCTCtttaa